Below is a genomic region from Polluticoccus soli.
TTCTTTTACATCATCGCTGTATTGCTTCTGGGCGCTTTGCTGGCGCTGTTCTTCCATGCGTTTTTTTACGGCTTCCAGTTTGTTCTTCAGCTGCTCCTGCGCTTTGGCAAGCTCCTGCAATTGCTGCTGCTGCTCCCAGTCCATATCGCCCGACTGCAGCATTTTGCTCTGCATGTCTTTGTATTCACTTTGCAGCTGCTTCATTTGCTCGGAGCTGTTGCTCATACCTGAATTGATCTGCTCAGCATTGGCGTTGATGGCAGAATCCAGCTGCTGCGGGCTGTACATATGATAAGCCATGACCTCGCTGCGCGACGCCTTGCTGCCGTGTACACCGTCATTATCCCATGCTTCTACGAAGTACGTTATCTTTTCGCCTGGTTGCAGGTTTAGCACTCCGATATCAAAATAGTGCTGGAAGGTGGTGAGTGCACCGCCTGTATTATTCAGAGCTATACTTTTAGCACTAAGTGTCTTGTTATCTTTTGATACTACCTGGTAATGAAATAGCACTTTTGTGATAGCATAGTCATCACCGGCAGTACCGTTAAGCAATATTTGTTTACCCGACACCGTATCGCGGAACTCTTGCAATTGTATCACGGGGTATTCATCGGGTATCACCTTTACATTGTACTGGTAGCTATCTACTACTCCCGCCTGCCTATTGCGCAAGGTCAGTGTGTACGTAGTATCGTTCATGAAGCGATAGTTGGACGCATACATGCTCGATTGTTTCGGCAGTTTCACTGGCTGGCCATCGCCCAGTTTGATGGTTGCTTCGTCTGTATGTTCTGCAATAAAAGCGATGCTCACCAGCGTACCTGCAGGCAGGGTCATATCGCCCAGGCTGCTGCGGGTCTCGTCTTTACGGCCGGTATATGCAGGGTAATCTATCTCTACTTTGAACGCTTTCAAAACAGGTTTCTGCACCACTTTCAGCGTATGCGGCTTAGAGTAGAATCCCGCTGCAAACAGGCGGAAATCAACGGCCTCGGTCACATTCCTGAACGTGTATTTAAAAGTTTCGTTGTCTACTTGCTGCATCGATAGCCTGTCTCCATGTACGTCTACAGACATTTCAGCAGGCAGAGTACTGCCTTTCACTTTTACTAAAAGTGTATAATCGCTGTTGCGCACAGCCTGTAAAGGACTGTTGGTAACAACGAACTCGAAAGGAGCTGGTTTCTCAAATTCTTTTGTGGGCTGTAAGAGGCGTGAGGATGCTTCGCTGAAGATGTTAGGTGCTACCACTAACAATAATACCATTACCAGCACCAGCGGTAATAAGTATGGCAGAAAACGTTTGTTCTTCGAAAGATCGATAGCGTTGGTAATGGGTATTACCGAAAGCTGACCGGCTTTTTGGTTGATGCTGGCTTCTAAAAGCTCTCGGCTGGTTTGTCCGCCATTCTGCTTTTTCAGCTGTAGTATGTTCAGCAGCTTATCGCTTATTTCCGGGAAGTGTTTACCAACAATAACGGCTGCCTGCTCGTGACTGATGGTCTTGCCCAGTCGATTCATGTGGACGATCGGTATGATGATCCAGGCTACTAATGCAGCGGTTCCCAATACAACGAAAGCCGACACGATGGTCACCTTTAGCCATACGGGCATATACAGGAAATACTCGCCAACGCTAACCGCAAGTATGTAAAACAATAAACATATCAGCAGTACCAGCGCACCACGTATTACCTGGTTTGCATAGTATTTGCGGACGAACGCGTCGAGCCGGGATATAAGCCAATCGTAATTATTCATAGTACTCTCTCAAATTTACCATAAGAAATGTAATGGAATTCTTAAATTTTCCTATACGTACATTTGCAGTACAGACGAGGTTAGTTATATGATGCAATTGTACCCGGCTCACGCCGCAGAGGCACTGGAATTTAACAAAGTATGTCAGTTACTGAAACAACATTGCCGCACTGATGCCGCCCGCGAACGGGTGGAAGAGCTGCGTTTTCATACCAGGCTTGATTATGTAGAAAGAGAGCTGCAGCACACCAACGAATTTAAATGGGTGCTGAAAGGCAGTGATTATTTCCCCAACGATTTTACAAGGAATGTACAAAAGGAACTGAGGCTGCTGGCCGTACCCGGAGCGGTACTGACTGGCGAGCAATTGCTGGCCTTCCGCAACCTGGCCCTCAACATCCGCGACATACTGCTGTGGTTCAAGCGACACGACAAACTGTTCCAACACTTGCGGGAGATAGCTGAAAAGATCAGCTACCAGAAAGAGATACCTGATACCATCTCAGCAGTAATAGACGATAATGGCCAGGTGCGCGATACCGCTTCGCGCGAGCTGATGCAGATACGCGCAGAGCTGAGCAGCGCCCGCCAGAACCTGCGGAAAGTTTTTGAATCTGTATTGCGCAAGCTGAACAAACAGGGCTACCTCGCTGATATTTCAGAAGGCTTTTTGAATGGAAGAAGAACGGTTGCCATCAATGCCGAGCACAAACGTATCGTTAAGGGCATCCTTCATGGCGAGAGCGAATCATCACGCACCGTGTTCATCGAGCCGGAGGAAACTATAGAACTTAACAACGAGATCTTTTCACTGGAACGGGCTGAAAGCCGGGAAATACACCGCATACTGGCACAAACCACCGCTACCCTATCGGTATATGCGCCACAGCTGGAAGGTTACTACCATCTTTGCGGCATTTACGATTTCATTCGTGCGAAGGCGCTGCTGGCTATTGACATGAATGCAGAAATGCCTCGCCTTAGTCCACACCCCGGTGTACACCTAGTCAAGGCGCATCACCCGCTGCTATACTTGCATAACAAGCAAACCGGCAAACCGGTCATACCATTATATATTACCCTCGACCGCAACCAACGCGTGCTCATCATTAGCGGACCGAACGCCGGAGGTAAGACAGTATCGATGAAGACGGTGGGCTTGTTGCAGCTGATGGCACAAGCCGGGTTATTGATACCTGCTGATCCACAGTCGGAGATAGGCATCTTCAAGCAATTGATGATACATATTGGCGACACACAGTCGATAGAACATGAGCTGAGTACTTACAGCGCCCACCTGCGCGACATGAAATACTTCATGGACTTTGCGAACGGCAAGACACTGTTTTTTATAGATGAACTAGGTAGCGGCTCTGACCCAAACCTGGGTGGCGCATTTGCTGAAGCTATAGTAGAAGAACTGGCACACAGGCATGCACTGGGTATTATCACGACCCACTACTTGAACCTGAAGGTAATGGCCGGCAAAGTGCAAGGCATTGTAAACGGTGCCATGGCATTCGACGAAGAACACCTGGAGCCTCTTTACCAACTCACAGTGGGCAAGCCAGGAAGTTCGTACACCTTTGCTATTGCGCAACGTAGCGGATTGGCGCCGAAGATCATTGAGCGCGCACGCCAGATAACCGACCGCGGCCACTTTAAGCTCGATAAAATGCTGCACCAGACCGAGCAGCAATCGCAAAAGCTGAAGGAAAAAGAAAAAGAAGTAGACAGGCTGCTAAAGGAAAATGAAAGACTGAAACAGAACTACGAGGAGCTGACCGATAAAGAGAAACTGAAGCAACACTACAACACGCTCAAGCTGCAAAACCAGATCAAGAAAGAAGAACTGGACTACCTGCGTGATATGGAACGCAAGTTCAAACAGATCATCCACGACTGGAAGAAAGCAGAGAACAAACAGGACGTGATAAAGGCAGCGGAAAATGTGCTATTTCGTAAGAAACAGATACAGGCTAATGCCGCCATGGCCCAAAAAGCCGATAAGAACTACGAGGTAGTAGGCAGCGAGCCACAGGTGGGCGACCTGGTGCGCAACAAGATCAACCACCAGGTGGGCACACTAAAAGAAGTACGTGATAAACGTGGTATTGTGAACATTGGCAAGATGCCATTTAACGTAAACCTGGAAGAGTGGATAGTAGTAAGGAAGAAAAGTAATAATGAGGGTAAGAAAAAGAAGAAAAACCAATCGTAACTTCGGAGATGCTCAAAAGCATCTCCTTTTTTCTTGCCAGCTTTCTTCTGTTAGCAATAACATGGGAAATTTTGTTTCCTGACTGGAGATTTGCATCACGGGATTTGCGTGTTGCAGGCACGGTTACGATGCCGTTTATATTTGTTGCACTAGTTGGTTGCCTAATAGCACTTAAATATCGGAGCTGGCAGGCGATAGTCCCGACTTGCCTCTTTCTTGCTATGATCGGTGGTTGCTTTTCGTGGGCATCTTTACATCCCCTCGACTCGCACTCCGAACCTATTGTTGTGGGCGAGCCAACCCAATTATCAAATACTCGGCACGAGATAACTCAAATCGCTTACAACAACAAACACAATCACTGGGAAACGAATACAGCAATCGTCGAAAGAAAGCTTATCTTCCGAAAAGTCATCAGTCAAACCCAATGGCAGCCCTCAACCTATATACCACGCACAGTCTCTAAATAGAGAAAGCGCCGCCAATCTTATGACTTATACTTAACCGCCAAAGGTTGTTGAAACAATAGACACCGCAAATACATAATTTGATAATTTTCAAATAGTTAATAGCTCGTTAAGGCTTCCTAATATGGCGTTTTGTTTATATTATTATGGTTTCACTATTGCGATCTATTCACTCATATGCTAAGAGAGACCACGTTACTCCTGGTTCTATCATTTTCTGTCTTTGTGAAGCAGTCTGCTGCGCAGAACATACAGCAGGAGCTTGACTCACTCACGACAGTATTAAAATCTGCAAAACAAGACACGGCAAAGGTTTCGTTACTAGTGGCTATCTCTCGCAATTACTATAGAACTGACCCGGCCAAAGGTGTAGAATGTGGCAAAAAGGCCTTGGCACTGGCTAACGAACTTGACTACGATTATGGTGTTATGACAGCAAATAATGCCATCGGTCGCTGTTATGCTGTTCAAGACGATCTGACCGAAGCGCTGCAGCATTTCCAGGCTACACTTACCATGGCAAGGAAGCTTAATGATGAAGAATTCACTGGAAATGCGCTCCTTGCAATGGGATTAGTTTATAGCTCCAACCATGAACCACAAAAAGCGCTCGACTATTTTCAGCAGGCAAGAAAAATATACGAGACCCTCGGTATCCCCAGAGTATCGCTCGTGATAAATGGCATCGGGAACTGTTATATGTACATGAACGACTACGAACCGGCGTTAAACTATTTTCTGCAAGGCATAAAGATCGAAGAACAGCTCAAATCCGCTACTCCGCTGCTGGCTACAATGCTTGCAAATGCCGGAGGCGCTAGTCTTGGCCTAAAGAAATACAACGAAGCACTGAGTTTTCTGTTTAAAGCGCTGGAACTACAAAAAAACATGGGCAATACCAGCAGTACAGCCAGCACGTTAAACAATATTGGCAATGCATACCTGGCCATGGGGAAAAACCCCAGCAATTCTTTTCCCGACAGCCTTAGAAATAAGGAGGTCAATTTTCAGAAAGCACTTCATTATGAGAAACAGGCGCTGGCTGTTTGCGAAGAACTCGGCATTCGCGATAAGCTTGTAGATGTATATGCGACAACATCCAACATCTACCGAATGCAAGGCAACCTAAGCGAAGGACTTGTGTACTTTGATAAATATGACGCCCTGAAGGACACACTGGCCCGTGAAAATAACGAGAAGGAATTTGCAAAGATCGAAGCGGAGTTCCGGGTACAAAAAATGACCGACTCACTCAAATACCTTGCGACGCTGAACGAACATGAAGCCGCAGAGCGTAAACTGGAGCGTAACGGATCAATAGTGGTATTGAGTTTGGCGAGCATCATTAGCCTGCTGTTGGTAAACCGCCAGAAACTGAAGCAAATGCAGGGTCGTAAAATGGCCGAGGCCGAGCGCATGCGCGCCGAGGATATGGCTAAACAACAGCTGGCCGACTTCACTCAAAGCATACAGGAGAAAAACGCACTGATCGAAAAATTTTCTGCAGAGATCACCCGCTACCAGGCTTCTGCCTACAACGAACTACCTGAACAAGACAGTTCGCTGGAAGAACTGCAAAGTTCCGTGATCCTGACAGAGGAGCAATGGGTGAACTTCCAATCGCTTTTCGACAAAGTGCACCAGGGTTATATTGGCCGTACTAAAGAAAAATATCCCGCGCTTACGGCGGCGGAATTACGTTTTATAGTATTGAGCAGACTTGAACTCAGCAACAAGGAAATGGCAGCCATGCTGGGCGTAAGCCTTGAAGCAGTACGCACCAACAAACACCGCCTGCTCAAAAAACTGAGTTTACCCGAAGGCGTTTCGCTCTACGATACAGTACACGCGATATAAAAAAACCTTAAGAAAACTTTAAGGCCACATTACCGTCGGGCTAAGCTCGATTGTCTACCTTGGCCGGATGGAATTGCGTGCACCAGTCATATTAATATTACTGAGTAGCATTGTCATACTCAGCTACCTGTTCAACCTCCTCAGCAAGAAAACACGGCTACCATCAGTGTTAATGCTGATAGCAACGGGCATTGGTATTAAATACCTGGCCGCCCACTATGGCTTTGCAGGAGCAGACGTAACCAAGCTTGTGAAGATATTGGGTGCGACGGGGCTTATTATGATCGTGTTGGAGGCAGCATTGGATCTTAAGCTGGGACGCGACAAACTGCGCCTTATTGGCGATTCGTTTTTCTCCGCCTTGTTCATTTTCCTTTTTTCTGCTTTTGGCATTGGCATACTCATCATGCAATGGCTGCATGTGTCATTCGAGCTAGCCTTCCTTTATGCCATACCCATGAGTATCATCAGCAGTGCTATCATCATCCCAAGCACAAGTCATTTTGAAGAAAAAAGGAAAGAGTTTATCATTTATGAATCTTCATTCTCAGACATCGTAGGTATCCTCGCATTTAATTATATGCTTGCGCCTAATGTTGTCAGCCTGGTAACCGCAGGGCGTTTTTTTGTTAATGTAGGGTTGGTCATACTGCTCTCGCTGGCTGCAACTTTTCTGCTTCTATATATAATTCTCAACATAAAGGTGGGCTTAAAATTCTTCCTGATATTTTCTGTGCTGAGTTTTCTGTATGGCCTCGGCGAATTGATACATTTGCCATCCTTGATGATCGTACTCGTTTTTGGACTGGTGATCAACAATTACAATCTCCTTCTGAATACGAAATTCATCAGGCGGTTCGACACTACAGGCATTGACGGCGTGCTGGAAACGATGAGGTCGATAACAGCAGAAACATCCTTTCTCATTCGTACATTTTTCTTCATACTCTTCGGTTATACTATTGACCTTAGTGTTCTTATGCAGCCTGATGTTTGGGAGCTCGGATCAATAATTATTATCATCCTGCTATTAGTACGCTACTTCTATCTCCGTGTCATTTTGAAAACTCCTGCATTTCCGATGCTATTGCTGATGCCTCGCGGCCTGGTGACCATACTATTATTCTATAGCATTCCTGTTAGTAAAAGCATTGGCGGATTCAACAATGGGATATTATTCTTTGTAGTAGCTGTAAGCAGTATATTGATGATGTTCGGCTTGCTCTTCAGCAAGGATAACGGACAATACCTGGAAAAGTCTGAAGAAGCCATATAACATTCGTTGGTACAACCTTTGTGCGAATAACACAAACCTCTCGCCATGGTGTCAAAACTATCAACTGAAGAGATCCGCGAATTCATAGGCGACAACAATATTGCACGGCTGGGTTGCAACGATGGTGAGCGTACTTATGTCGTGCCCATCAATTATTTATACTTCGACAGCTACTTCCTGTGCTTCTCACTGGACGGCATGAAGATCGAAATGATGCGGGATCACCCACTGGTGTGTCTTGAAATAGACCGAATCACCAATGTCAAAGATTGGGTATGTGTTCTGGCATTCGGTCGCTACGAAGAAATTACTGATCCTGCAGGCAGAGCCGAGGCAAAAGAGTATTTCATCAAAGACTATCTCCGGCTAAGAGCTGAACAAACCGAACCAGCACCTGAATCTTCGCGCCCGTCTGCTGAGTTACACCATAAAGAGGTCGTTTACTACCGGATACAAATAGAAGAGCTTTCCGGACGATACGCTAAGCATCTATAATCTCTGCTTTAATATATGCCAGCTTCGCTTTCAACACTATGCTGCTTGCAATCATACTGGTCATACTGATAGCCATCGCGCTTGTATTGCTGCTAGGCAAGAGGCAACGCTATACATACGATGATGACGGCATTGTGATACATGGTTCGGTCAACAAAAAGATATTTTACCGCGACATGCTCGAAGCGAGAAAGATAAGCTGGGACTCGCTTGGACCAACCATGAAATTTGGCCTGCGCATGCCGGGCACGCTATACGGATCGTTTCATTTTCACGAGCTGGGCGAAGTGGTAGTAAGTGTAAACGATGACCGTAAGATGGTCTTCATTCGCACGCGCGATGCACACTACATCATCAGTCCTGAAGACCCCGCAGCTTTTATTAAACACGCCGGGCACTAAGCTTAAAGTGTCACAATGAACTCCGTTCCTTCGTTCACCATGCTTTTCACTTCTACACTGCCACCCAATGCTTCTATTTGAGACTTGGTAAGGAACAACCCCACGCCTTTACTATCGAAGCCGTGGTGAAAAACCTGGTTCAGTTTAAACAGCCTGTCGCCATAGCGGTCAAGATCGATGCCAAGTCCATTATCTTTCACTGAAAGCACTACTCTCCCCTGCATTTTCGTTGTACTCACAATGATCTCCGGCGCTACATCCTTGCGCGAATATTTGATCGCATTGCTGATAAAATTATAAAGGATGCTTTCAAGGTATACTGATGGATAACTTATATCCTTAATTGCCAGCTTGGTCGTTATGCGTGCGTGCTTTTCATACATCACACCACTTAACTGGCTGGTGATGTTCTGCACCATCTGCTCAACGTTACAATCATCGTACTGGATCTTTTTATTCAGGCTGATCTTGGCCACCTCCATCAGGGTGTCGAGATTTTCCGTCAGGGCTTTTGCGCCTTCAACCATTAGGCTGATCGCTTCCTGGTCTGTAAATGCCTCTGCTATTACAAGCGACTCCTCATCATGCGTACCGCCGTGCTTTGCGCTGAGTGCCGAAGCCAGCATATTGATATTACGAGCAGGTCCACGCAAATTGTGCGCAATGATGTAGTTCAGCTCTTCCAGCTGTTGTATTTTGTTAATGAGGCTCACCTTTGTTGCCTCCAACTCTTTATTTTTCCGATTGATCTCGTCAGTCAGCTCTTTGCGCTTAGTTATGTCCACAATCTGTGCTATGACAAATTTTGGAGTATTGTCTGCATTCCACACCATCGATACTGTGAGCAGTACCCAAACTATCTTCTTGCTTTTTGATATGTATCGTTTCTCAAGGTTATAGACCTCTATTTCCTTGTTTAGCATCTGCTTCAGCAAACCCAGATCCAGCTCCAGGTCGTCGGGGTGTGTGATCTCCTGGAAAGTCTTCTGCAATAGCTCTTCTTTAGAATAACCGGTTATCTCACAAACAGAGTTGTTTACGTTCAGCCATTTGCCGAACGGACTTACTAACGCCATACCAATACCAGATGAATCAAAGGCGCTGGTGAACATCTCGTTGCTTGTGCGGAGTGCTTCTTCTGTTCTCACCTTCTCCGTAATATCCACGCCATAACCCACCATTAGTCGCAGATCGCCCTGTTCATCCATCACAGGTTGCAGGCGACGCAGTTTGTAATTTGTATCTCCCTCAGCTGTTGTGAACCTTTCTTCCCACTCTTGTTGCCGGCCGGTATTTCTCACTTCGTCGTATCGCTGCTTACGCCCCTGCGCTATGTCCAAAGGCCTGTTGCGCTCGCGGCAATAGTCGAAATCAGTTTTACCGATCATCCATTTCCTGACCTCAGGGTCTTTTACCGAACGTTCGTTCAGGTACATGAATCGATAGTCTTTGTCGAGCACCGCAATATCGCCGGGCAGCCAGTTCAATATCTGTTCGTAAAAATCTTTTTGTGATTGCAGTTGTTCTTCAAAATCATTGCGAGATTGTTCTGCGCTTTTTCTGGCAGTAATATCGGTATGTGTGCCGATCATTCGCAGCGGCTTGCCATCGGGCGTACGTGATATGACCACTCCCCTGCTCAACACCCATTTATAGCTGCCATCCTTGCACTTCATTTTGAACTCCGAGCTATATGTATTGGTTTCGCCTTTTACGCAGCCTTCAAACAGCCTGGCAGATTCTTCCACATCCTGCAGGTCCACTTTCGACGTCCATTTTTCGACGCTACCCGATATCTCGTCTTTCGAGTAACCAAATATCTCATGCCACCTGTCGGAAAAGTAGATCGTGTTTGCCTGAAGGTTATAATCCCACATACCATCGCCCGATGCATCCAACGCCATCTTCCATTTGTTCTCCATCAGCTCCAGGCGATCCTTGCTGGTAATGTCATCAATAATGAAGTAAGCCAGGTGTTCATCGGCGTGCTGTGGCAGGATGCGCACACTGTATATAACAGGCTGTTTTTTATAAGAGGTTTGAAATTCCAGGTACTGACTCTCCCCGGTACGTAACGCCTTTTTTATCAGCGCAGTAAACTTATCCGCTACTTCTGCAGGGTGAATATCCGACAGTTTATTGCCGCGGTATCGCTCTTCTTCACCCGGATATTTGTCCGTATTGCGCATACGCACGTCGTGTATCATGCCGTCTGCAGACACTTCTGCCACTACCTCGCCAAGGTATTGAATGATATCTAACGAAAGCTTACTATCAGCATGGATGGTCATACAACGCAAATTTACTACGATTGCCTTCCCGCTGAGGTGACCATCATCATTCAAAACAGGGAATTAACATCAGCTCTTATTATTCTTGCAACCGTTTTTTAGCCTACTTTAACGTTCAAATCTGTCCAAATGGCTTACGATGAACAACTTGCCGACCGCATACGCAACCGCCTGGCAGAATTGCCAAATGTGGAAGAAAAAGCCATGATGGGCGGCCTATGCTTCATGTACAACGACAAGATGTGCGTGGGCATTTTCAGGAATGAACTGATGTGCCGTATTGATCCTGAAATAGTTGACGAGGTTCTCAACAAACAAGGCTGTCGCCAAATGGAAATGAACGGCCGCACAATGAAAGGCTATGTGTTGGTAGACGAGACCGGCATGCACACAAAAAAAGACTTCAACTATTGGATAGACCTTTGCCTGGATTTTAACAGTCGCGCAAAGTCATCAAAGAAGAAAAAGAAATAAAAAAGAGGCAACCCTCAGATTTGCCTCTTTTTTATTCGCCTGCAGACCAGTTACTGCGTCTGCATCACCCAGCCGTTTATGAAATCATTGCTGTTGACAGCGGTTCCTGAAGCATTATTAATACAAAATCCAACGGTATAAGTGCCTGCTGGTAGCGTCACCGTTGCTGCAGAGCTTACCACTGATTTCGTAGTAGTCAAAGGCACAAAAAGCCAATTAAAACCTGCGAAGAAGTCTGGTGTGGCTGAGGAGGAGGACAGGTAACACATACCTGACCTCACATTGATAGGCCCTCCAGCTGACAAGCCTAAAACTGCCGCCGCTGCACCAGTCAGTCTTCCACCGCCGGTGGGTATTGTTACGCTGACCGAAGGACCAACAAACACCATTCCCGCATTTGCTGCAATACTAGTTTGGATAAACCCGGCAAATCCCTGGATACCTACAACACCTGTGGGACCCTGAATACCTTGGACACCTTGAATACCTTGAACACCCTGAATACCCGGAGGGCCTTGCGGACCTGGATTTTGCGAATACATCGCATAAGGAACACTTAAAAGTTGTGTAGCTCCAAGAGAAGTGTAGTTAGTGCCACCGGCAGGATCTATTTCTACCATTAAATATTTATCGCCCGCAGCCCAATCAATGCTGTCCATTTCTTTGGTCAGTATAGTACCGCCGCCTACGGCCACATTGTATAAGCCATAGGCATTTGTCGTTACTGTATGCGTTTCCGAATAACGAACAGGCCCCATAGCATTGCTGTCTAATATCGAAAGGCGAAGGCCTAACGCCTGGTTGGCAAGCGGTTGACCAGCGCTATTGCGCGCAATACCCTGGTAATTGAACTTTTTGGGAGGTTGGGCCTGTATACCGAGATACAGCAGGCACAAGACCATTAGTAGAGATAATTGTTTCATGATGGATAGTTTATTGCGATAATTGTTACTTGAGTATTTGAATATTGAATCCGTATGAAGTCGTCTCATTTTTTGCAACTACATCTACAACCAACTTGTATGTTCCAGGTAATAGCGAAGCCACATTGACATCATGCTTTACACTACCAGCGCCATGTTCAAAACTGCGTTCAATTAGCTTCCTGCCCACGACATCATACACCGATATCAACAGCAGGCTACGTGTTTCAAACTCCGGGTATATGATCACATTATCCGTTGCGGGATTGGGATATACTTTGATCGTTTTACCAGAGGCCGTCAAACTTGTGATGCCGGTAAGTGGTGGATGTGGTTGCAGCACCCCTTGTGTAAGTACAACATTCGGCGCAATCGCCGTATTCACCAGGGTCATTTCGCCCACGGCAAAATCAAAACTCTGCACGCCGATAACGCCGCCGCCACCTGCACTTGCGATGATGGACGGCCCGATCGACTGTGCGCCGGCATGCAGGGACAACAGCCAACAGCACGCCAAACAAAACAGCACACGCTTCTTCATAGTTATGGAGTTTATTTACAAAAAATGTTATGTCGTAATCGTAACTGAACACAAATACCTTCTCGCAGATCCTGGCAGAAATGATAAAACAAACTGGTGATAAGCCCCGGTTATCGATGATTCCCTTATTTCATAAAATTATGCAAGAACCGCATCAAAAAATGTGTGGGTTATCCAATAAAATCAACCTGATGTACGTAGCATTTTCGCTATCAGGCGGTCGGCATTTTTCCTTAGAAAACCCTCGTCGGCAAGCGCAGAGCTGTGCGACTCAGCTCCAGGTGGCCTGATTTTATAGCCGTAAAAAATGTGTCTACTGTAACGACATCTACGGAAGCGAAACACAGTGAGCAGCGCTGGGCTGTTGTGCTTGCTATTCTTTTTGTACTGGCTCTGCTGGTACAATTCCCGCAGCGCATCCGGATCTTCCCGCCATTAATTCTTTGTATTATCGTGGCAGCTGAAATGATACCATTGATCATTGTTATGCTGATGCCGCACCTAAGGTTTTGGCAGCGTATCGAACGGACGTCAACGTTGATCTTCTCTGCAGCAGCTACTGTTTTATGTGTCGCAAATCTGGCCACTATTATCAGGGTTATGCTCGACAATAGCCAGGAAATCAGCGGCCTGCTATTACTTATATCGGGCCTCGGCGTGTGGATCATCAACATCGTATCATTCTCTATTTTCTACTGGGCTGTCGACCGCGGTGGTCCTGCGGGTCGATCGGGCAATACGGACAGACTCGCCGACTGGCTATTTCCGCAGGAGGGCGCTCCAAAAGAAGATTACCCTGAGGGTTGGAAACCTGCGTATA
It encodes:
- a CDS encoding DUF4175 family protein; its protein translation is MNNYDWLISRLDAFVRKYYANQVIRGALVLLICLLFYILAVSVGEYFLYMPVWLKVTIVSAFVVLGTAALVAWIIIPIVHMNRLGKTISHEQAAVIVGKHFPEISDKLLNILQLKKQNGGQTSRELLEASINQKAGQLSVIPITNAIDLSKNKRFLPYLLPLVLVMVLLLVVAPNIFSEASSRLLQPTKEFEKPAPFEFVVTNSPLQAVRNSDYTLLVKVKGSTLPAEMSVDVHGDRLSMQQVDNETFKYTFRNVTEAVDFRLFAAGFYSKPHTLKVVQKPVLKAFKVEIDYPAYTGRKDETRSSLGDMTLPAGTLVSIAFIAEHTDEATIKLGDGQPVKLPKQSSMYASNYRFMNDTTYTLTLRNRQAGVVDSYQYNVKVIPDEYPVIQLQEFRDTVSGKQILLNGTAGDDYAITKVLFHYQVVSKDNKTLSAKSIALNNTGGALTTFQHYFDIGVLNLQPGEKITYFVEAWDNDGVHGSKASRSEVMAYHMYSPQQLDSAINANAEQINSGMSNSSEQMKQLQSEYKDMQSKMLQSGDMDWEQQQQLQELAKAQEQLKNKLEAVKKRMEEQRQQSAQKQYSDDVKEKQAALEKQMDNLLNKELTEQMKRLQELMQKLNKDQAFKSMKQLEQDNKLFNMDMSRLGELIKTLEMQMKLEDMANRMSEMAQKQDDIQKQTEKGAKDNESLKKDQDDLKKQLDEALTKDLKEMQDAGKETQQKPDFSETQKDGKEASEKMEDSKQELSKDQNSKAGQSQNQAKQNLQKMAMSMQKMAGGMNAMQLQIDIRATRQLLTNLMRLSFDQEKLMKGVQNTSAASATYLANQKEQTRLHNNSRMIRDSLFMLSKRLFQLAPTVNKETTELEKNMAGAAEAIEGRRVVDAATRQQYVMTHTNNLALMLNELLSNLLAQQSQQQGGQSGSCSMPGGKNPSQGAGDQLGDVITKQKQLGDAMQQMKSAQGRQQGQQGEQGESGQDGQGGKEDKQRGGAGGNGEYGDAEQLAKMAEQQAEIRRQLQDVNRMLNSKGLTGTKELQELQQQMDRNETDLVNRRMSAELLARQKEILTRLLQAEKSLREQEQDDKRSSKSAEDVARTMPAELQKYVKDRQQLLELYKTVPPQLKPYYRTMVEQYYQLIGTK
- a CDS encoding endonuclease MutS2; translated protein: MQLYPAHAAEALEFNKVCQLLKQHCRTDAARERVEELRFHTRLDYVERELQHTNEFKWVLKGSDYFPNDFTRNVQKELRLLAVPGAVLTGEQLLAFRNLALNIRDILLWFKRHDKLFQHLREIAEKISYQKEIPDTISAVIDDNGQVRDTASRELMQIRAELSSARQNLRKVFESVLRKLNKQGYLADISEGFLNGRRTVAINAEHKRIVKGILHGESESSRTVFIEPEETIELNNEIFSLERAESREIHRILAQTTATLSVYAPQLEGYYHLCGIYDFIRAKALLAIDMNAEMPRLSPHPGVHLVKAHHPLLYLHNKQTGKPVIPLYITLDRNQRVLIISGPNAGGKTVSMKTVGLLQLMAQAGLLIPADPQSEIGIFKQLMIHIGDTQSIEHELSTYSAHLRDMKYFMDFANGKTLFFIDELGSGSDPNLGGAFAEAIVEELAHRHALGIITTHYLNLKVMAGKVQGIVNGAMAFDEEHLEPLYQLTVGKPGSSYTFAIAQRSGLAPKIIERARQITDRGHFKLDKMLHQTEQQSQKLKEKEKEVDRLLKENERLKQNYEELTDKEKLKQHYNTLKLQNQIKKEELDYLRDMERKFKQIIHDWKKAENKQDVIKAAENVLFRKKQIQANAAMAQKADKNYEVVGSEPQVGDLVRNKINHQVGTLKEVRDKRGIVNIGKMPFNVNLEEWIVVRKKSNNEGKKKKKNQS
- a CDS encoding tetratricopeptide repeat protein; this encodes MLRETTLLLVLSFSVFVKQSAAQNIQQELDSLTTVLKSAKQDTAKVSLLVAISRNYYRTDPAKGVECGKKALALANELDYDYGVMTANNAIGRCYAVQDDLTEALQHFQATLTMARKLNDEEFTGNALLAMGLVYSSNHEPQKALDYFQQARKIYETLGIPRVSLVINGIGNCYMYMNDYEPALNYFLQGIKIEEQLKSATPLLATMLANAGGASLGLKKYNEALSFLFKALELQKNMGNTSSTASTLNNIGNAYLAMGKNPSNSFPDSLRNKEVNFQKALHYEKQALAVCEELGIRDKLVDVYATTSNIYRMQGNLSEGLVYFDKYDALKDTLARENNEKEFAKIEAEFRVQKMTDSLKYLATLNEHEAAERKLERNGSIVVLSLASIISLLLVNRQKLKQMQGRKMAEAERMRAEDMAKQQLADFTQSIQEKNALIEKFSAEITRYQASAYNELPEQDSSLEELQSSVILTEEQWVNFQSLFDKVHQGYIGRTKEKYPALTAAELRFIVLSRLELSNKEMAAMLGVSLEAVRTNKHRLLKKLSLPEGVSLYDTVHAI